The proteins below are encoded in one region of Aquisphaera giovannonii:
- a CDS encoding NYN domain-containing protein, whose amino-acid sequence MLRFVTFVDGSNLDGVLKHLNLRVDDYGAFYRHVFEQSVHYWGRTFADGARWPTAQHSRIYWYVVGKMDEWDLSDPKAEARLRARFEMNPRLRDAYIEDITRHAPDLPPEKRIEEAWALCFAETREWYDNKKRALERKKRFYHGVQSATDFVEIRQEGHWKVDLLHHTVNEKGLDTSLAVDMVALQDTYDIALLISGDADGIPGINYVKGRAKHVGVAEFRRGSPADFPAKGASSRLKIAADFVVQVYEAELLRRNLAYRAEPDFHAQSVATGEPNF is encoded by the coding sequence ATGTTAAGATTCGTGACATTCGTCGACGGCTCCAACCTGGACGGGGTCCTGAAGCACCTGAACCTCCGCGTGGACGACTACGGGGCCTTCTATCGCCACGTCTTCGAGCAGAGCGTCCACTACTGGGGCAGGACCTTCGCCGACGGGGCCCGCTGGCCCACCGCCCAGCACTCCCGGATCTACTGGTATGTGGTCGGCAAGATGGACGAATGGGACCTCTCGGACCCGAAGGCCGAGGCCCGCCTCCGCGCCCGCTTCGAGATGAACCCGAGGCTCCGCGACGCCTACATCGAAGATATCACCCGCCACGCCCCCGACCTGCCGCCCGAGAAGCGGATCGAGGAGGCCTGGGCGCTCTGCTTCGCCGAGACCCGCGAATGGTACGACAACAAGAAGCGGGCGCTCGAGCGGAAGAAGCGGTTCTACCACGGCGTCCAGTCCGCGACGGACTTCGTGGAGATCCGCCAGGAGGGGCACTGGAAGGTCGACCTTCTGCACCACACGGTCAACGAGAAGGGGCTCGACACCAGCCTGGCCGTGGACATGGTGGCCCTCCAGGACACCTACGACATCGCGCTGCTCATCTCGGGGGATGCCGACGGCATCCCCGGCATCAATTACGTGAAGGGCCGGGCCAAGCACGTCGGCGTGGCCGAGTTCCGCCGCGGCTCCCCCGCCGACTTCCCGGCCAAGGGCGCCTCGTCCCGGCTCAAGATCGCGGCGGACTTCGTGGTGCAGGTCTACGAGGCCGAGTTGCTCCGCCGGAACCTCGCCTACAGGGCGGAGCCCGACTTCCATGCCCAGAGCGTCGCCACCGGCGAGCCCAACTTCTGA
- a CDS encoding phosphoribosylformylglycinamidine synthase subunit PurQ: MSTPRAIVLRAPGTNCDEETVAAWQLAGADVETWHVGRLLEEPAGLDRFQILTIPGGFSYGDDLGAGRILATRLGHALGDSLHRFRDRGGLIAGICNGFQVLVRCGLLPGGAGEGRATLTNNDSGRFEARWVRLVPSPGLSPFIAFREPIELPVAHGEGKFLMADDAAVDGLDARGQIVLKYADDRGIPTRDYPDNPNGSAGAAAAVCDPTGRIFGLMPHPERHVRAIDHPRWTRHVGDLPKEGQGLQIFRGAVDALR; encoded by the coding sequence ATGAGCACACCCCGCGCGATCGTCCTGCGTGCCCCCGGGACGAACTGTGACGAAGAGACAGTCGCCGCCTGGCAGCTCGCCGGCGCGGACGTGGAGACCTGGCACGTCGGCCGGCTCCTCGAAGAGCCCGCCGGCCTGGATCGTTTCCAGATCCTGACCATCCCCGGCGGCTTCTCCTACGGCGACGACCTCGGCGCCGGGCGGATCCTCGCCACCCGGCTCGGCCATGCGCTGGGGGACTCCCTGCATCGGTTCCGCGACCGCGGCGGCCTCATCGCCGGCATCTGCAACGGCTTCCAGGTCCTCGTCCGCTGCGGCCTGCTCCCGGGCGGGGCGGGCGAGGGCCGGGCGACCCTGACCAATAACGACTCGGGCCGCTTCGAAGCCCGATGGGTCCGGCTCGTGCCTTCGCCCGGGCTCTCCCCGTTCATCGCCTTCCGCGAGCCGATCGAACTCCCCGTGGCGCACGGCGAGGGGAAGTTCCTCATGGCGGATGACGCGGCCGTGGACGGACTGGATGCGCGAGGGCAGATCGTCCTGAAGTATGCCGACGATCGCGGGATTCCGACCCGCGACTACCCGGACAATCCGAACGGCTCGGCGGGGGCCGCCGCGGCGGTCTGCGACCCGACCGGGCGCATCTTCGGGCTGATGCCGCACCCGGAACGCCACGTCCGCGCGATCGACCACCCGCGGTGGACGCGGCATGTGGGGGATCTGCCGAAGGAAGGCCAGGGGCTGCAAATCTTCCGGGGAGCGGTCGACGCCCTCCGCTAA
- the ispE gene encoding 4-(cytidine 5'-diphospho)-2-C-methyl-D-erythritol kinase, which yields MIVRPIDGGVEVLAPAKLNLFLEVLSRRPDGYHEIESLMVSVNLHDTLIVREEASEDIILECDDPELPTGGDNLVVKAAERLRAAAGIRRGARMTLKKVIPARAGLGGGSSDASAALVALDRIWDLGTPPDRLDAVAGEVGSDVPFFLHAPSAVCRGRGERVEAVTLGRPFHFVLVAPEVGLSTAEVYHALRPPETPRPIGPVLEALDGEDPAPLGRSLFNRLQPVAEAMRPELARVRDALAGLDPPLDGSLMSGSGSAYFGLCRDLDAAERAADNLKPLGLGWVRVVTCGP from the coding sequence ATGATTGTGCGACCGATCGACGGTGGCGTGGAAGTCCTCGCACCGGCGAAGTTAAACCTGTTCCTCGAGGTCCTGTCGCGCAGGCCCGATGGCTACCACGAGATCGAATCGTTGATGGTCAGCGTGAATCTCCATGACACCCTGATCGTCCGCGAGGAGGCCTCGGAAGACATCATCCTGGAGTGCGACGACCCGGAGCTGCCGACGGGCGGCGACAACCTGGTGGTGAAGGCCGCCGAACGACTCCGGGCCGCGGCGGGCATCCGCCGGGGCGCCCGGATGACCCTGAAGAAAGTCATCCCGGCCCGGGCGGGGCTGGGAGGCGGCTCGAGCGACGCGTCGGCGGCCCTGGTGGCCCTCGACCGGATCTGGGACCTGGGGACGCCCCCGGACCGGCTCGACGCCGTCGCGGGCGAGGTCGGCAGCGACGTGCCCTTCTTCCTGCACGCCCCGTCGGCGGTCTGCCGCGGCCGGGGGGAGCGGGTCGAGGCCGTGACGCTGGGTCGTCCTTTCCATTTCGTCCTGGTCGCGCCCGAAGTCGGCCTGAGCACGGCCGAGGTCTACCACGCCCTCCGGCCCCCCGAGACTCCCCGGCCGATCGGCCCGGTGCTCGAGGCGCTGGACGGGGAGGACCCCGCACCACTGGGGCGGAGCCTCTTCAATCGGCTCCAGCCCGTCGCCGAGGCGATGCGGCCGGAACTGGCGCGGGTGCGCGACGCCCTGGCGGGGCTCGATCCCCCGCTCGATGGATCGTTGATGAGCGGAAGCGGCTCGGCCTACTTCGGCCTGTGCCGCGACCTCGATGCGGCGGAACGCGCCGCGGACAATCTCAAACCGCTCGGACTAGGATGGGTCCGGGTCGTGACGTGCGGCCCCTGA
- the purL gene encoding phosphoribosylformylglycinamidine synthase subunit PurL: protein MLWHLEIRPAPGRPDLAGLRLAHEAADIGIAGPWHLAVSRGFLIEGPLGRDAVDRAARQVLVDPVVEAYAIHPGGDGQGGDRHGNGSGGAVVHVLPKAGVTDPEAESALGLLRDLGYEVVEVRTIRTYHIDGPAEERRRLIDRLLANEAVEQVIVGPLPFDHLGQGHDYDFRLVTIPIRSMDDRGLVEASRAGQLSLSLAEMKAIQAHFTALGRDPTDCELETLAQTWSEHCSHKTLKGRIEFEGRTIDNLLKQTIFEATRSLDLDWLVSVFSDNAGVVRFDDEFDVCFKVETHNHPSAIDPYGGSNTGIGGVIRDALGTGLGSRPICNTDVFCVAPTDMPPEQIPAGVLHPRRVLKGVVAGVRDYGNRMGIPTVNGALAVDPGYLANPLVFCGTVGVIPRGMAFKKVEPGDRIIAIGGRTGRDGIHGATFSSLELTSESESISGGAVQIGNAITEKMVQDVVIQARDRGLFHAITDCGAGGFSSAVGEMGEKLGAAVDLERAPLKYRGLSYTEIWISEAQERMVLAVPPESWPELRRLCEAEHVEATDLGEFVPTGRLTLRYHGEVVADLSMEFLHDGRPAVVRSATFTPMPAVPLEAPIKADYTGDLMALLGHWDVCSKEWIVRQYDHEVQGRTVVKPLVGIHDDGPGDASVILPVRGSNRGLAVSCGINPRYGRLDPYAMAACVIDEAIRNCVAVGADPGRIALLDNFCWGSTDRPETLGSLVLAARACHDLSLAYRAPFISGKDSLNNEYSHDGKSLAIPPTLLISAIGQVPDVRRCVTMDLKEPGNVLVIVGTTLDELGGSLWAHTLGMEGGAVPGVDPEAGAAIFRAIHEAICRGLIRSCHDLSEGGLAVALAEMAIAGGLGASASLRDVPCDDSAAKDGVLLFSESPSRFLLEVRPADYDALAALLGVIPMGRLGEVRGAAPGESPRLSIAGLDRIPVVDAPVPDLKDAWQRTLKW, encoded by the coding sequence ATGCTCTGGCACCTTGAAATCCGACCCGCCCCCGGGCGACCCGACCTCGCCGGCCTACGACTCGCCCATGAAGCCGCCGACATCGGGATCGCCGGGCCCTGGCACCTCGCCGTCAGCCGCGGCTTCCTGATCGAGGGCCCGCTCGGCCGCGACGCGGTGGACCGGGCCGCCCGGCAGGTCCTCGTCGACCCGGTCGTCGAGGCCTACGCGATCCATCCCGGCGGGGACGGCCAGGGCGGGGACCGCCACGGCAACGGCTCGGGGGGCGCCGTCGTCCACGTCCTCCCGAAGGCGGGCGTCACCGACCCGGAGGCCGAGAGCGCACTCGGGCTGCTCCGCGACCTTGGCTACGAGGTCGTCGAGGTGCGGACGATCCGCACCTACCACATCGACGGGCCGGCGGAGGAGCGTCGGCGGCTCATCGACAGGCTCCTCGCCAACGAGGCCGTGGAGCAGGTCATCGTCGGCCCCCTGCCCTTCGATCACCTGGGCCAGGGGCATGATTACGACTTCCGACTCGTCACGATCCCCATCCGGAGCATGGACGACCGGGGCCTGGTCGAGGCCAGCCGCGCCGGGCAGCTCTCGCTGAGCCTCGCCGAGATGAAGGCGATCCAGGCCCACTTCACCGCACTCGGCCGCGATCCGACCGATTGCGAGCTGGAGACCCTGGCCCAGACCTGGAGCGAGCACTGCTCCCACAAGACGCTGAAGGGGCGGATCGAGTTCGAGGGGCGGACGATCGACAACCTGCTGAAGCAGACGATCTTCGAGGCGACCCGGTCGCTCGACCTGGACTGGCTCGTGAGCGTCTTCTCGGACAACGCGGGCGTGGTGCGTTTCGACGACGAGTTCGACGTCTGCTTCAAGGTGGAGACGCACAATCACCCGTCGGCCATCGACCCCTATGGCGGGTCGAACACGGGCATCGGCGGCGTGATCCGGGACGCGCTGGGCACGGGCCTGGGCTCGCGGCCGATCTGCAACACGGACGTCTTCTGCGTGGCCCCGACGGACATGCCGCCGGAGCAGATCCCCGCGGGCGTCCTCCACCCCCGGCGCGTGCTCAAGGGGGTCGTCGCCGGCGTCCGCGACTACGGGAACCGGATGGGCATCCCCACCGTCAACGGCGCGCTCGCCGTCGACCCGGGCTACCTCGCCAACCCGCTGGTCTTCTGCGGCACGGTGGGCGTCATACCGCGCGGGATGGCGTTCAAGAAGGTGGAGCCGGGCGACCGGATCATCGCCATCGGAGGCCGGACCGGCCGCGACGGCATCCACGGCGCCACGTTCAGCTCGCTCGAGCTCACGAGCGAAAGCGAGTCGATCTCCGGCGGGGCCGTCCAGATCGGCAACGCGATCACCGAGAAGATGGTCCAGGACGTCGTCATCCAGGCCCGCGACCGGGGCCTCTTCCACGCGATCACCGACTGCGGCGCCGGCGGCTTCAGCTCGGCCGTGGGCGAGATGGGGGAGAAGCTCGGCGCCGCGGTGGACCTGGAGAGGGCGCCGCTCAAGTACCGGGGCCTCTCCTACACCGAGATCTGGATCTCGGAGGCCCAGGAGCGGATGGTCCTGGCCGTGCCGCCCGAGTCCTGGCCGGAGCTGCGGCGACTCTGCGAGGCGGAGCACGTCGAGGCGACCGACCTGGGCGAGTTCGTCCCGACGGGGCGGCTCACGCTCCGGTACCACGGCGAGGTCGTGGCCGACCTCTCGATGGAGTTCCTCCACGACGGCCGCCCCGCCGTGGTCCGCTCGGCGACGTTCACGCCGATGCCGGCGGTCCCCTTGGAAGCGCCCATCAAGGCCGATTACACGGGCGACCTGATGGCCCTGCTCGGCCATTGGGACGTCTGCAGCAAGGAGTGGATCGTCCGTCAGTACGACCACGAGGTCCAGGGCCGGACGGTGGTGAAGCCGCTCGTGGGCATCCACGACGACGGCCCCGGCGACGCCTCGGTGATCCTGCCGGTCCGCGGGTCAAACCGGGGGCTGGCCGTCTCCTGCGGGATCAATCCCCGCTACGGCCGACTCGACCCCTACGCCATGGCCGCCTGCGTCATCGACGAGGCCATCCGCAACTGCGTCGCCGTGGGCGCCGATCCGGGGCGGATCGCGCTGCTGGACAACTTCTGCTGGGGCAGCACGGACCGGCCCGAGACGCTCGGCTCGCTCGTCCTGGCCGCTCGGGCCTGCCACGACCTTTCCCTCGCGTACCGGGCCCCGTTCATCTCGGGCAAGGACAGCCTGAACAACGAGTACTCGCACGACGGGAAGAGCCTGGCCATCCCGCCCACCCTGCTCATCAGCGCGATCGGCCAGGTCCCGGACGTCCGCCGCTGCGTGACGATGGACCTGAAGGAGCCGGGCAACGTCCTCGTGATCGTCGGCACGACCCTCGATGAGCTGGGCGGATCGCTCTGGGCGCATACACTGGGCATGGAGGGGGGGGCCGTCCCCGGCGTGGATCCCGAGGCCGGGGCTGCGATCTTCCGGGCCATCCACGAGGCCATCTGCCGGGGCCTGATCCGGAGCTGCCACGACCTCAGCGAGGGGGGCCTGGCCGTCGCCCTCGCGGAGATGGCCATCGCCGGCGGCCTGGGCGCGTCCGCCTCGCTCCGCGACGTCCCCTGCGACGACTCCGCGGCGAAGGACGGGGTGCTCCTCTTCTCCGAGTCGCCCAGCCGGTTCCTCCTCGAGGTCCGGCCGGCGGACTACGACGCCCTCGCCGCACTGCTCGGCGTCATCCCGATGGGCCGGCTCGGGGAGGTCCGCGGCGCGGCCCCGGGCGAATCCCCGAGGCTCTCCATCGCCGGCCTCGACCGCATCCCCGTCGTGGACGCCCCGGTCCCCGACCTCAAGGACGCCTGGCAACGCACGCTGAAGTGGTGA
- a CDS encoding right-handed parallel beta-helix repeat-containing protein, whose translation MLRPGFTRVIIALGSLSILPVSTNALGESRLIYVSPRGDDSWSGRVPEPSPDGKDGPVVSPRRARDLARSIRRAGQGPDGVRIELRGGTYFLDAPLTITPEDSGSERAPTTWAAFPGVSPVLSGGSRLTAWTRTAINDRDAWVARLPDGESPAAVRELWVDGIRMQRARWPKAGTLAVAGLGDGRKHDDWSRGVAEFAYEGADLKPWPGLPTGEAIVANRWTESHLPLEAVDEARRVVRLGKRSVFLLEKGDRYWIENVKAHLTDPGEFFVDQAHRTVTLIPPRGIDPNAAEVVVPRLALVLRLAGRTESGRFVEHVAFRGIGFAHAEWFFDHAYVGSPALDEAESGRSIQPDASASGFPQAAVGVPGLISGRGVRSCSFEGCSVSHAGTYGIELGEGCQRNRISRCTLIDLGAGGVKFGETAIRAEAGRQASGNELTDCVIADGGRLFPSCVAVWVGQSPGNVIAHNDIHGFWYTGISIGWTWGYGPATASKNLVESNHVHHIGKPSDGVEPILSDMAGIYTLGNLEGTVIRHNVFHDIAARVYGGWGIYFDEGTTRIVAENNLVYRTTHGGFHQHYGKENTFRNNIIAFARDAQIQRTRVEDHLSFRFVDNIVYWDKGPLFSGDWSKTQAAFDGNTYWRTSDPDIRFDRRSWDEWRKTGQDRTSKIADPRFLNPAADDFRLGDGSAAALVGFVPFDIDGAGPRPR comes from the coding sequence ATGCTCCGCCCCGGCTTCACCCGCGTGATCATAGCCCTCGGCTCGCTCTCCATCCTACCCGTCAGCACGAATGCCCTCGGAGAATCCCGTCTCATCTACGTCTCCCCGCGAGGCGACGACTCGTGGTCGGGCCGAGTGCCGGAGCCGTCTCCGGACGGCAAGGACGGGCCCGTCGTGTCGCCGAGGCGGGCGCGGGACCTGGCGCGTTCGATCCGGCGGGCCGGGCAGGGCCCCGACGGCGTCCGCATCGAGCTCCGCGGCGGGACGTACTTCCTCGACGCCCCGTTGACGATCACTCCCGAAGACTCCGGTTCGGAGCGGGCGCCCACGACGTGGGCCGCGTTCCCGGGAGTGTCCCCGGTCCTCAGCGGGGGATCGCGACTGACCGCCTGGACCCGAACCGCGATCAACGATCGGGACGCCTGGGTCGCGAGGCTGCCCGACGGGGAATCCCCCGCCGCGGTCCGCGAGCTCTGGGTCGACGGCATCCGGATGCAGCGAGCCCGATGGCCGAAGGCGGGCACCCTCGCCGTGGCGGGCCTCGGCGACGGCCGCAAGCACGACGACTGGTCTCGCGGCGTGGCCGAATTCGCTTACGAAGGGGCCGACCTGAAACCCTGGCCGGGGCTCCCGACCGGAGAGGCGATCGTGGCGAATCGTTGGACCGAGTCCCACCTGCCCCTCGAGGCGGTCGACGAGGCGAGGCGGGTCGTCCGCCTCGGCAAGCGGAGCGTCTTCCTCCTGGAGAAGGGCGATCGGTACTGGATCGAGAATGTGAAGGCCCACCTCACCGACCCGGGAGAGTTCTTCGTCGACCAGGCCCATCGGACGGTCACGCTCATCCCGCCCCGAGGTATCGATCCGAACGCCGCGGAGGTGGTGGTCCCGAGGCTCGCCCTGGTGCTCCGCTTGGCCGGGCGGACGGAGTCCGGACGATTCGTCGAGCACGTTGCGTTCCGGGGCATCGGCTTCGCCCACGCCGAGTGGTTCTTCGACCACGCGTACGTCGGCAGCCCCGCCTTGGATGAGGCGGAGTCCGGCCGGAGCATCCAGCCGGACGCCTCGGCGTCGGGCTTCCCCCAGGCGGCCGTCGGGGTGCCGGGACTCATCAGCGGACGCGGCGTCCGATCTTGCTCCTTCGAGGGGTGCAGCGTGTCCCACGCGGGAACGTACGGCATCGAGCTTGGCGAAGGCTGCCAGCGCAACAGGATCTCCCGCTGCACGCTGATCGACCTGGGGGCCGGCGGCGTCAAGTTCGGCGAGACCGCGATCCGGGCCGAGGCCGGCCGCCAGGCCTCCGGCAACGAGCTGACCGACTGCGTCATCGCCGACGGCGGCAGGCTGTTCCCGAGCTGCGTCGCGGTCTGGGTCGGCCAGTCGCCGGGCAACGTGATCGCACACAACGACATCCACGGCTTCTGGTACACCGGGATCTCGATCGGCTGGACGTGGGGTTACGGCCCCGCCACGGCGAGCAAGAACCTCGTGGAGTCCAATCACGTGCACCACATCGGCAAGCCGTCCGACGGCGTCGAGCCGATCCTCAGCGACATGGCGGGCATCTACACCCTCGGCAACCTCGAGGGCACCGTGATCCGCCACAACGTCTTCCACGACATTGCGGCACGCGTCTACGGCGGGTGGGGGATCTACTTCGACGAGGGGACCACGCGGATCGTCGCCGAGAACAACCTGGTCTACCGGACGACCCACGGCGGCTTCCACCAGCACTACGGCAAGGAGAACACCTTCCGCAACAACATCATCGCGTTCGCCCGGGACGCCCAAATCCAGCGCACGCGGGTCGAGGATCATCTCAGCTTCCGCTTCGTGGACAACATCGTCTACTGGGATAAGGGCCCGCTCTTCTCGGGCGACTGGAGCAAGACCCAGGCGGCCTTCGACGGCAACACCTACTGGCGGACCTCCGATCCCGACATCCGCTTCGACCGCCGGTCGTGGGACGAGTGGCGGAAAACGGGCCAGGACCGCACCTCGAAGATCGCCGATCCGCGCTTCCTGAACCCGGCCGCCGACGACTTCCGCCTGGGCGACGGGTCCGCGGCCGCTCTCGTCGGCTTCGTGCCATTCGACATCGACGGCGCGGGGCCCCGGCCTCGATGA
- a CDS encoding prephenate dehydrogenase, producing MEQLGTVTIIGVGLIGGSIGMALRSERLAARVVGVGRNAEALRQAVDRGLIDEATTVPEEGVRSAEVVLVCTPVDRIPGDVCRAAAAAPGDALIMDAGSTKRKIVEAVEADPSGRDSFVGAHPIAGSERSGAANARAGLLRGRACVLTPTGRTPADLVRRARAFWANLGARVVEMSPGDHDEVLAYTSHLPHAVAAALALSVPAPWQSLAAGALRDGTRVAAADTDLWTAIFRDNRGPLLKALGSFQDRVAALKYAVMTDDADAIRDWWEQARKLRTLLEERQSPPGGMD from the coding sequence TTGGAGCAACTGGGCACCGTGACGATCATCGGCGTCGGGCTGATCGGCGGCTCGATCGGCATGGCCTTACGCTCCGAACGGCTGGCCGCGCGCGTCGTCGGCGTCGGCCGCAACGCGGAGGCCCTCCGGCAGGCGGTGGATCGGGGCCTGATCGACGAGGCGACGACGGTCCCGGAAGAGGGCGTCCGCTCGGCCGAGGTGGTGCTCGTCTGCACGCCCGTCGACCGTATCCCCGGCGACGTCTGCCGCGCCGCGGCTGCGGCGCCCGGCGACGCGCTGATCATGGACGCCGGGAGCACCAAGCGGAAGATCGTGGAGGCCGTCGAGGCCGACCCGTCCGGCCGCGACTCGTTCGTCGGGGCCCACCCGATCGCCGGCTCGGAACGGTCCGGCGCGGCGAACGCCCGCGCGGGGCTGCTGCGAGGCCGGGCCTGCGTCCTGACGCCGACCGGCCGCACCCCGGCGGATCTCGTCCGGCGGGCCCGCGCCTTCTGGGCGAACCTCGGCGCCCGCGTCGTCGAGATGAGCCCGGGGGATCACGACGAGGTGCTCGCCTACACGAGCCACCTCCCCCACGCCGTCGCCGCGGCGCTCGCCCTCTCGGTCCCGGCGCCCTGGCAGTCGCTGGCGGCGGGGGCCCTGCGCGACGGGACCCGCGTGGCCGCCGCCGACACGGACCTCTGGACGGCGATCTTCCGCGACAACCGCGGCCCCCTGCTGAAGGCGCTCGGCTCTTTCCAGGATCGCGTCGCCGCATTGAAGTACGCGGTCATGACCGACGACGCCGACGCGATCCGCGACTGGTGGGAGCAGGCCCGCAAGCTCCGCACCCTCCTCGAAGAAAGGCAATCCCCTCCCGGCGGGATGGACTGA
- a CDS encoding SpoVG family protein: MEITEVRIKLMEDNSGSNERLQAFCSITFDDMFVIRDLKIIEGAKGFFVAMPSRKLTDRCHNCGTKNHLRSRFCNQCGCRLDENRALRDADGRAKLHADIAHPINSMCREKIQAAVLASYAEELERAKMPGYVSRYDDYDVDDYETPYEAHAPAAAGHGGPSEPPLRRGPLRGHTHHGRGNQSVLRGPHSSPRRESPSEEVGSEYHRRGESASFGNGI; the protein is encoded by the coding sequence GTGGAGATCACCGAAGTTCGCATCAAGCTCATGGAAGACAACTCGGGAAGCAACGAACGCCTGCAGGCCTTCTGCAGCATCACGTTCGACGACATGTTCGTCATCCGCGACCTCAAGATCATCGAAGGGGCCAAGGGCTTCTTCGTGGCCATGCCGTCGCGGAAGCTGACCGACCGCTGCCACAACTGCGGGACCAAGAACCATCTCCGGAGCCGCTTCTGCAACCAGTGCGGATGCCGGCTGGACGAGAACCGGGCCCTCCGCGACGCGGACGGCCGGGCCAAGCTGCACGCGGACATCGCCCATCCGATCAACTCGATGTGTCGCGAGAAGATCCAGGCCGCCGTCCTCGCCTCGTACGCCGAGGAGCTGGAGCGGGCCAAGATGCCGGGCTACGTGTCCCGGTACGACGATTACGACGTGGACGATTACGAGACGCCGTACGAGGCCCACGCCCCGGCGGCCGCGGGGCACGGGGGCCCGAGCGAGCCGCCGCTCCGCCGCGGGCCTCTCCGCGGGCATACCCACCACGGCCGCGGCAACCAGTCCGTCCTCCGCGGGCCGCACTCGAGCCCCCGCCGCGAGAGCCCGAGCGAGGAAGTCGGCTCGGAATACCACCGCCGCGGCGAGTCCGCCTCGTTCGGCAACGGCATCTGA